Proteins from a single region of Alphaproteobacteria bacterium:
- a CDS encoding O-antigen ligase family protein, with amino-acid sequence MNQQFSITTLLLCIPVLMFGPFMALMPRGMMALIIYSALVLLPKLKKHWKEIVQNINKHSFILLGGAIIYTCLSAFWSPNDKAWHTAFDVFYISVCCWIIFTTLPFIKAQALDVLIKLFVVSWCFGFALLCVESFFDHPIHRWYEHLDAATIVNENITKRTAALFALSIWPFALWLKTKGKTVLSILAVIGFLILSAFLTNRSSMLGMVVGTGILFFAFFQPVLARWALVVMIGLGCFFIVPISTLLPLIPQEITGQLFDSALARIKIWTFTSQHILEEPLFGHGIDASKGMETDAGTGSGFFEPGVNVVSHHPHNIFLQIWLDFGMVGALLWGGLLLMLTYRVYNAHETAQPYIVAAAFCSLMMLSTTFSLLQAWWLSGHIAAAILFALLSYNQSRNAAMSGTSAGGISNS; translated from the coding sequence ATGAACCAGCAATTTTCCATTACTACCCTGCTCTTATGTATTCCGGTTTTGATGTTCGGGCCATTCATGGCGTTGATGCCCCGCGGGATGATGGCGCTGATTATCTATTCGGCACTCGTGTTACTGCCCAAGCTAAAAAAGCACTGGAAAGAAATTGTTCAAAACATCAATAAACACAGCTTTATCTTGCTGGGCGGTGCAATAATTTATACTTGCCTTAGCGCGTTCTGGAGCCCGAACGACAAGGCATGGCATACGGCATTTGATGTGTTTTATATCAGTGTCTGCTGTTGGATTATTTTTACGACACTGCCATTTATTAAAGCGCAGGCACTGGATGTGCTTATCAAACTGTTTGTCGTGAGCTGGTGCTTTGGATTTGCCTTATTGTGCGTCGAAAGCTTTTTTGATCATCCGATCCATCGCTGGTATGAACATCTGGATGCAGCAACGATAGTCAATGAAAATATAACTAAGCGCACTGCAGCTCTCTTTGCGCTTTCTATATGGCCATTTGCGTTATGGCTTAAGACCAAAGGCAAAACAGTTTTAAGTATCTTAGCTGTTATCGGCTTTTTGATTTTGAGTGCATTTCTTACCAATCGTTCATCCATGCTTGGCATGGTGGTTGGCACCGGCATCTTGTTTTTTGCCTTTTTCCAGCCGGTTTTAGCGCGTTGGGCACTCGTGGTGATGATTGGCCTTGGCTGCTTTTTTATTGTGCCCATTTCAACATTACTGCCACTCATTCCGCAGGAAATTACCGGCCAGTTGTTTGATTCAGCGCTGGCACGCATCAAGATATGGACATTTACATCACAACATATTCTGGAAGAACCGCTATTTGGGCACGGCATTGATGCCTCCAAAGGAATGGAAACCGATGCGGGCACCGGCAGCGGATTTTTTGAACCAGGCGTAAATGTGGTAAGTCATCATCCGCATAATATCTTTCTGCAAATCTGGCTGGATTTCGGAATGGTTGGCGCATTGCTGTGGGGTGGATTATTATTGATGCTGACTTACCGCGTTTACAATGCACATGAAACGGCACAGCCCTATATTGTGGCGGCAGCCTTTTGCAGTTTGATGATGCTGAGCACCACATTCTCGCTGCTACAAGCATGGTGGTTATCAGGGCATATCGCAGCAGCAATTCTGTTTGCGCTGCTTAGTTATAACCAGTCACGCAATGCTGCGATGAGCGGCACATCCGCAGGCGGCATTTCAAATTCGTGA
- the ruvX gene encoding Holliday junction resolvase RuvX — translation MSIHPWPHILKRVKKGQCLLGLDVGSKTIGVAVCDPGFKQSSPLLTINRGKLANDIAVLAKLVAERDAGGLVIGLPLNMDESEGVMAKKVRTFAAQILEAKNVFTAEPQISFYDERLSTSTMRDFLSDEAKLRHKRRDAVIDKLAAHSILQSALDFYNSQNNKT, via the coding sequence ATGTCTATTCACCCGTGGCCCCATATTCTAAAGCGCGTTAAAAAAGGCCAATGCCTGCTGGGCCTTGATGTGGGCAGTAAAACGATTGGGGTTGCGGTCTGCGACCCAGGCTTTAAGCAATCTTCCCCACTTTTAACGATTAATAGAGGAAAGCTGGCCAACGATATTGCTGTGCTGGCCAAATTAGTAGCAGAGCGTGATGCGGGCGGGCTGGTTATTGGGCTTCCCTTGAACATGGATGAAAGCGAAGGCGTGATGGCCAAAAAAGTTCGAACATTTGCGGCGCAGATTTTGGAAGCCAAAAATGTATTTACGGCAGAGCCCCAAATCAGTTTTTATGATGAACGCCTATCCACCAGCACGATGCGGGATTTTTTAAGTGATGAGGCAAAGCTGCGCCACAAACGCCGCGACGCGGTAATTGATAAGCTGGCAGCACACAGCATTTTGCAATCAGCACTCGATTTTTATAATTCCCAAAATAACAAAACATAA
- the gatC gene encoding Asp-tRNA(Asn)/Glu-tRNA(Gln) amidotransferase subunit GatC produces MSIDKNTVARIANLARIRLTEEEQNAMTKEFQSILGWIDQLQEVNTDDIPPLTSVVEVTLPLREDKVADGGYPEDVLANAPKQAAGFFVVPKVIE; encoded by the coding sequence ATGTCGATTGATAAAAATACCGTTGCTCGCATTGCAAACCTTGCCCGAATTCGCCTGACGGAAGAGGAACAAAATGCAATGACAAAAGAGTTCCAATCCATTTTGGGCTGGATTGACCAATTGCAGGAAGTAAACACCGATGACATACCTCCACTCACTTCGGTAGTGGAAGTAACCTTGCCGCTTCGTGAAGATAAGGTGGCAGATGGCGGTTATCCGGAAGATGTCTTGGCCAATGCGCCCAAACAGGCAGCTGGCTTTTTTGTTGTTCCAAAAGTTATCGAATAA
- the gatA gene encoding Asp-tRNA(Asn)/Glu-tRNA(Gln) amidotransferase subunit GatA, with product MSSLIELTLAQALDGLKTKKFTATELTQAYITATEKCRSLNAYIVETPELALKQAKESDARYVKGTALPLDGLPLGIKDLFCTDDVQTTAGSNILRGFKPQYESTVTSQLFRDGAVMLGKLNLDEFAMGSANITSAYGNVINPWSGADPANAARKLVPGGSSGGSAAAVAARCAIAATGTDTGGSIRQPAAFTGITGIKPTYGRCSRWGIVAYASSLDQAGPMTRDVRDAAIMLRSMAGYDPKDSTSVNRPVPNYLEAIEGGIAGLRIGIPKEYRVDGMPAEIETLWLQGIKMLQDAGAEIVDISLPHTKYALATYYIVATAECSSNLARYDGVRYGQREAGKNLIEMYENTRAKGFGAEVRRRIMLGTYVLSAGYYDAYYLKGQKVRNAIARDFGQAFKQCDAILTPTAPSDAFAIGEKQDDPIKMWLNDVFTVPVNLAGLPAMSLPVGLSANNLPLGLQIIGRPFDESTVLGIGAALEAAANFKALPPFHA from the coding sequence ATGTCATCACTTATTGAACTCACATTGGCGCAAGCGCTTGATGGTTTGAAGACCAAGAAATTCACTGCCACGGAATTAACGCAGGCGTATATCACGGCAACCGAAAAGTGCCGTTCGCTGAATGCCTATATTGTTGAAACACCGGAACTTGCGCTGAAACAAGCGAAGGAATCCGATGCACGATATGTAAAAGGTACTGCGCTGCCGCTTGATGGGTTGCCACTCGGCATCAAGGATTTATTTTGTACAGATGACGTGCAGACAACCGCGGGTAGCAATATTTTGCGTGGCTTTAAACCGCAATATGAATCAACTGTCACCAGCCAGCTATTCCGTGATGGTGCAGTGATGCTTGGCAAACTAAACCTTGATGAATTTGCGATGGGTTCGGCAAATATTACATCGGCTTATGGTAATGTAATTAATCCCTGGAGTGGCGCTGATCCAGCGAATGCTGCGCGCAAACTTGTTCCCGGCGGATCTAGCGGGGGTAGTGCGGCTGCCGTTGCTGCGCGTTGCGCAATTGCCGCAACCGGAACCGATACCGGCGGTTCCATTCGTCAACCTGCAGCCTTCACTGGCATCACGGGTATTAAACCCACCTACGGTCGCTGTTCACGCTGGGGTATTGTTGCTTATGCTTCATCCCTCGACCAAGCAGGGCCGATGACACGCGATGTGCGAGATGCTGCTATCATGCTGCGTTCGATGGCGGGGTATGATCCAAAAGATTCAACCTCGGTTAATCGCCCAGTTCCAAATTACCTTGAAGCGATTGAAGGCGGTATTGCAGGCTTGCGTATTGGTATTCCAAAAGAATATCGCGTCGATGGAATGCCGGCGGAAATTGAAACGCTGTGGCTACAGGGTATTAAAATGCTGCAAGATGCTGGCGCCGAAATTGTCGATATTTCATTGCCGCATACCAAATATGCGCTTGCCACTTACTATATCGTGGCAACGGCGGAGTGTTCATCGAACCTCGCACGATATGATGGCGTGCGTTACGGTCAACGTGAAGCAGGAAAGAACCTGATTGAAATGTATGAAAATACCCGTGCCAAAGGGTTTGGCGCGGAAGTGCGCCGCCGTATCATGCTTGGTACTTATGTGTTATCGGCAGGTTATTACGATGCCTATTATCTCAAAGGCCAAAAAGTCCGTAATGCAATTGCCCGCGACTTCGGTCAGGCATTCAAGCAATGTGACGCCATTTTAACGCCAACTGCGCCTTCTGATGCCTTTGCAATTGGCGAAAAACAGGATGACCCGATTAAAATGTGGCTTAATGACGTATTCACAGTGCCCGTGAACCTTGCAGGATTGCCGGCGATGTCGCTGCCGGTTGGGTTAAGCGCAAATAATTTGCCGCTTGGCTTGCAGATTATTGGCCGTCCATTTGATGAATCAACCGTGCTGGGCATTGGCGCCGCACTTGAAGCTGCGGCTAACTTCAAAGCATTGCCGCCATTTCACGCATAA
- the gatB gene encoding Asp-tRNA(Asn)/Glu-tRNA(Gln) amidotransferase subunit GatB, with the protein MTANKNLIKGETGDWEVVIGMEVHAQVLSESKLFSGAATAFGAEPNAQVSFVDAAMPGMLPVINKKCVEQAVRTGLGINAKINLHSVFDRKNYFYADLPSGYQISQFKDPIVGKGQIILDMPDGSTRAIGITRLHLEQDAGKSMHDQSPTESYIDLNRSGVALMEIVSEPDLRSSEEAGLYLKKLRTILRYLGTCDGNMDEGSMRADVNVSVRKPGDPLGTRCEIKNVNSMRFVVQAVEYEARRQIEIIEGGGVIKQETRLFDNAKGETRSMRSKEEAHDYRYFPDPDLLPLILDEAWVNHIKATLPELPDDRKNRYINDFGLTPYDAGVLVAEKDTAVYFENAAKGRDGKLAANWVMGELFGVLNKENKAITESPVSAEALGGLLDLIINGTISGRIAKEVFEEMVASGKPAAKIVEEKGLQQVSDVGALEKAIDDVIAQNPDKVAEYRGGKDKLFGFFVGQVMKNTGGKANPGVVNDLLKKKLAG; encoded by the coding sequence ATGACTGCAAATAAAAATCTAATTAAAGGCGAAACAGGTGATTGGGAAGTTGTCATCGGCATGGAAGTTCATGCACAGGTGCTTTCTGAATCCAAATTATTCTCCGGTGCGGCAACCGCATTTGGTGCAGAACCCAACGCGCAGGTAAGTTTTGTTGATGCGGCCATGCCCGGCATGCTGCCCGTAATTAACAAAAAATGTGTTGAGCAAGCGGTACGCACGGGGTTGGGCATTAATGCTAAAATCAATTTGCATTCAGTGTTCGACCGTAAAAACTATTTTTATGCTGACTTACCCAGCGGTTATCAAATCAGCCAGTTCAAAGATCCGATTGTCGGCAAGGGCCAGATCATACTCGATATGCCCGATGGTTCCACGCGTGCCATCGGCATTACGCGTCTGCATCTCGAACAAGATGCGGGCAAAAGCATGCATGACCAAAGCCCGACAGAATCGTATATTGATTTGAACCGTTCCGGCGTTGCCTTGATGGAAATTGTGTCTGAGCCCGATTTGCGCTCTTCGGAAGAAGCCGGTTTGTATCTTAAAAAACTCCGCACCATTTTGCGTTATCTTGGCACGTGTGATGGCAATATGGATGAAGGCAGCATGCGCGCCGATGTCAACGTCTCCGTACGTAAACCCGGTGATCCTCTTGGTACGCGTTGCGAGATTAAAAACGTCAACTCCATGCGCTTTGTGGTGCAGGCAGTGGAATACGAAGCGCGCCGCCAAATTGAAATTATCGAAGGCGGCGGGGTCATCAAACAGGAAACACGTCTGTTTGATAATGCAAAAGGCGAAACCCGATCCATGCGTTCGAAAGAAGAAGCGCATGATTACCGTTATTTCCCGGATCCTGATTTATTGCCGCTTATTCTGGATGAAGCATGGGTCAATCATATTAAGGCAACGCTTCCAGAATTGCCCGATGACCGTAAAAACCGCTACATCAATGATTTTGGTTTAACGCCGTATGATGCGGGTGTGTTGGTCGCCGAAAAAGATACCGCTGTTTATTTTGAAAATGCAGCGAAAGGCCGCGACGGAAAACTGGCTGCGAATTGGGTGATGGGTGAATTATTCGGCGTGCTGAATAAAGAAAACAAGGCGATTACCGAAAGCCCGGTATCGGCTGAGGCGCTGGGCGGTCTTCTTGATCTCATTATCAATGGCACCATTTCCGGCCGCATTGCCAAGGAAGTGTTTGAAGAAATGGTCGCCTCAGGCAAGCCAGCCGCAAAAATCGTGGAAGAAAAGGGCCTACAACAGGTCAGTGATGTTGGCGCATTAGAAAAAGCAATTGATGATGTGATTGCGCAAAATCCGGATAAGGTTGCGGAATAC